In Fusarium falciforme chromosome 10, complete sequence, a single genomic region encodes these proteins:
- a CDS encoding GPI ethanolamine phosphate transferase 1 produces MAGFNRFGFMAIAVVFHIVYIFSIFDVYFVSPIVSGMRHFKVERPEAAKAPADRLVLFVGDGLRADKAFQQHPEPYPESEEDLAPRHLAPFLRSRVLEHGTFGVSHTRVPTESRPGHVALIAGLYEDVSAVATGWKMNPVNFDSVFNRSRHTWSWGSPDILPMFHYGAVPGRVDASWYEPEFEDFSMDATELDYWVFNHVKDFFAEAAKNGTLNAALHEDKLVFFLHLLGLDTSGHGFRPYSKEYLNNLKVVDQGVKEITELIQNFYADDRTAFVFTADHGMTDWGSHGDGHPDNTRTPLISWGSGVAPPELYPNSVAPGHDEYSADWGLDHVRRHDVAQADVAALMAYLIGAEFPANGVGELPLEFLSASPKEKAEASLVNAQVILEQYRVKEEKKRATELRYRPYGPLSEENLSPEERISRIRALVEAGQYEEAIEESDALIAIGLQGLRYLQTYDWLFLRALITIGYLGWIAYALTTVLSLYVLQHSVPSQRNLLGFFFFSSILVGLYASFIVSKSPPTYYLYTFFPVLFWEEVYARRNSVSQGCQALFGHIKSGGAVAALIFNIVLYIGIIQSLALGYIHREILTGLFVLGAFWPLTCGISFLRSHIFLSLLWFLSCLAMSTFTLLPAMKVENIPLILVGGGLIALVGLAYLVLEDFILSDFSSFKTKSKRLHGSRTVLGAQIGLIILSMIVTRSSAMSLQARLGLPRGNQIMGFIILFASFLLPLAYRLQPNSHYMHRLVVIFLTCAPTFVILTISYESLFYVAFSITLLAWVRLEYAYQAFTQGKAKRGVVAEQQKRELGAFRPLTLSDARVSLFFMVLLQSAFFSTGNVASVAQFSLESVNRLFPVFDPVSQGALLILKLMIPFVLISANLGVLNKRLGVAPSALFMVVLAASDILTLYFFWVVKDEGSWLEIGSTISHFAIASGLCVFVAALEGVSAVFIAGIEIEDGEQVSTNGKPVSSPKTNGKASSTVKAE; encoded by the exons ATGGCTGGCTTTAACCGCTTTGGCTTTATGGCCATTGCGGTCGTTTTCCATATCGTCTATATTTTCTCAATCTTCGATGTTTACTTTGTCAGCCCAATCGTCTCGGGCATGCGACACTTCAAGGTCGAGCGTCCTGAAGCTGCCAAAGCCCCTGCAGACCGGCTCGTCCTCTTCGTTG GTGACGGACTACGCGCCGACAAAGCCTTCCAACAGCACCCCGAGCCATACCCCGAGTCCGAAGAAGATCTTGCCCCCCGCCATCTCGCTCCCTTCCTGCGCTCGCGAGTCCTCGAGCATGGAACATTCGGTGTTTCCCACACTCGTGTCCCGACCGAATCTCGTCCAGGCCATGTCGCTCTGATCGCTGGATTATACGAGGATGTCTCGGCTGTCGCAACTGGGTGGAAGATGAACCCTGTCAACTTTGACAGTGTCTTCAACCGCAGTCGCCATACCTGGAGCTGGGGCAGTCCCGATATCTTGCCCATGTTTCATTATGGTGCTGTTCCAGGCAGAGTCGACGCCTCCTGGTATGAACCCGAGTTTGAGGACTTCTCCATGGATGCTACGGAACTCGATTACTGGGTGTTTAACCATGTCAAGGACTTCTTTGCCGAAGCCGCCAAGAATGGAACCCTCAATGCTGCGCTTCATGAAGACAAGTTGGTTTTCTTCCTTCATCTGCTTGGACTCGACACCAGCGGGCACGGTTTCCGACCTTACTCTAAGGAATACCTCAACAACCTGAAGGTGGTGGATCAGGGCGTCAAGGAGATTACCGAGCTCATCCAGAACTTCTATGCCGACGATCGCACTGCCTTCGTCTTCACGGCTGACCATGGCATGACTGACTGGGGCAGCCACGGTGATGGACACCCCGACAACACTAGGACTCCTCTCATCTCCTGGGGATCGGGCGTTGCGCCTCCTGAATTGTACCCCAACTCGGTTGCCCCTGGACACGACGAGTACTCGGCAGACTGGGGTCTGGATCATGTACGCAGGCATGATGTTGCCCAAGCAGATGTCGCCGCTCTCATGGCATACCTAATTGGTGCCGAATTTCCAGCTAACGGTGTTGGAGAACTTCCTTTGGAGTTCCTTTCAGCAAGccccaaggagaaggctgagGCATCCCTCGTCAACGCCCAGGTGATCCTTGAGCAGTATCGAGtaaaggaggagaagaagagagcaaCAGAACTCCGCTACCGACCTTATGGACCTCTCAGTGAGGAGAACCTCAGCCCAGAGGAGCGCATCAGCCGTATCCGCGCTCTAGTCGAAGCTGGACAGTACGAAGAGGCCATTGAAGAGTCGGACGCCTTGATCGCCATTGGACTTCAAGGTCTCCGTTACCTCCAAACATATGATTGGTTATTTTTGCGTGCTCTTATCACTATTGGCTACCTCGGCTGGATCGCCTACGCTCTCACAACCGTCCTAAGTCTGTATGTGCTTCAGCACAGTGTCCCATCCCAACGCAATCTtctgggcttcttcttcttctcatctaTTCTTGTGGGGCTCTACGCATCTTTCATTGTTTCAAAGTCCCCTCCAACCTATTACTTGTATACTTTTTTCCCTGTCCTTTTCTGGGAAGAAGTGTACGCTCGCAGAAACAGCGTCTCCCAAGGATGCCAGGCTCTGTTCGGACACATCAAGTCAGGAGGAGCGGTGGCTGCGCTAATCTTCAACATCGTTCTTTACATCGGCATCATTCAGTCTTTG GCGCTGGGATACATTCATCGCGAGATCTTGACTGGGCTGTTCGTGCTGGGTGCCTTCTGGCCTTTGACATGCGGTATCTCATTCTTGAGATCGCATATATTCCTGAGCTTGCTCTGGTTCCTGTCTTGCCTGGCCATGAGCACTTTTACGCTCTTGCCAGCTATGAAGGTTGAAAATATCCCTCTCAT TTTGGTTGGTGGTGGCCTCATAGCTCTTGTTGGTCTCGCATACTTGGTCCTCGAGGACTTTATCTTGTCAGACTTTTCGTCTTTCAAGACCAAGTCGAAGCGTCTTCACGGTAGCAGGACGGTACTTGGAGCACAG ATCGGACTCATCATTCTTTCGATGATAGTTACTCGGTCGAGTGCCATGTCACTACAGGCTAGACTAGGCCTTCCACGCGGGAACCAAATCATGGGTTTCATCATTCTAT TTGCATCTTTTCTTCTGCCCTTGGCATACCGATTACAGCCCAACAGTCACTATATGCACCGTCTTGTTGTCATCTTCTTGACTTGCGCCCCGACGTTTGTTATTCTGACCATCTCCTACGAAAGCCTTTTCTACGTGGCTTTCAGCATTACTCTACTGGCCTGGGTTCGTTTAGAATACGCTTACCAGGCTTTCACAcagggcaaggccaagcgagGTGTCGTTGCTGAACAGCAGAAGCGTGAGTTGGGGGCCTTCCGGCCTTTGACTCTATCAGACGCACGAGTCTCACTCTTCTTCATGGTATTGCTCCAGTCAGCCTTTTTCAGCACGGGCAACGTTGCGTCCGTGGCCCAGTTCAGCTTAGAAAGCGTGAACCGGCTGTTTCCAGTCTTCGATCCTGTCTCACAGGGTGCTTTGCTGATTCTCAAGCTGATGATTCCTTTTGTGCTGATCTCAGCCAACCTGGGGGTCTTGAATAAGAGACTGGGGGTGGCGCCATCAGCACTATTCATGGTGGTTCTAGCAGCAAGCGATATTCTGACGCTCTATTTCTTCTGGGTTGTCAAGGATGAGGGCTCGTGGCTGGAAATTGGGTCCACCATTAGCCACTTTGCCATTGCAAGTGGCTTGTGCGTGTTTGTCGCGGCACTCGAGGGAGTCAGTGCCGTCTTCATTGCTGGAATTGAGattgaagatggagagcaAGTGTCAACAAACGGAAAGCCAGTGTCGAGTCCAAAGACGAATGGCAAGGCTTCGTCGACAGTAAAGGCAGAGTAG